The segment TGAAGGAATTTTATCTGCTCTTGGTTTATCAGTCGGTGGACTGGTTCATGTTTTTGCCGCTGCGATTGGGATTTCTAGTCTGTTGATGACATCTGCTGTCGCATTTGCAGTTGTGAAATATGCTGGAGCAGCCTATCTTGTTTACTTAGGATTGCGAACCCTTTTAAGTCAAGATACTCTATCGATTAATGCTGCGTCAGTAGTAACGTCAAAACATCGAGTAAGTGCCTTTTATCAGGGCATCATTACTGAAGTGCTAAATCCTAAAACAGCGTTGTTCTTCCTAGCGTTCCTTCCGCAATTTATTGTTGTTGAGAATGGCAACATTTTTATGCAGTTTCTGTTTCTAGGTCTGATTACGGATGTTTTGAATCTTGTAGTAGACGTTGTTGTTGCCACATTTGCCGGTCCTATTGGGCAAAAGCTGCAGGCAAACTACAGATTTAGGCAAGGTCAACGCTTGACGTCAGGCTGCACTTTGATTGGGCTTGGAGCGTATGTTGCTGTGGCTGACCAAAAATAAAGGCAGGCACCTGCCATTGAGTTTCCAGGTTAACATTAGACCTTATCGGTAATTAGTTGCTCGATATCCAAATAGATGTAGTAGCTATAAGATCGATCGGTTTCAGACTAAGAATTGATTGCTTTTCCTA is part of the Leptolyngbya sp. CCY15150 genome and harbors:
- a CDS encoding LysE family translocator gives rise to the protein MKLLMLKDFSLSTTIQEVISVEFGMPDLATLGLFLTAAFILSITPGPGILYTLARSLNGGKSEGILSALGLSVGGLVHVFAAAIGISSLLMTSAVAFAVVKYAGAAYLVYLGLRTLLSQDTLSINAASVVTSKHRVSAFYQGIITEVLNPKTALFFLAFLPQFIVVENGNIFMQFLFLGLITDVLNLVVDVVVATFAGPIGQKLQANYRFRQGQRLTSGCTLIGLGAYVAVADQK